The nucleotide sequence AGCTTGAGAATACGGTCGAGACGCTCCTTTAAGAATGCTTGGTCGAGGTACTTGGCTCGTCCAGGCAAGAAGAGGTCTATTTTGATCCGATGGCCTTCCTTGAGCCATTCTGAGGCTTTTTTCGCTTTTAGTCCCAAATCGTGGTCGCCGGTGCCTATTTTTACCTGTAAGGTCTTGACTTCGACGGTGTGGGACTTGGCTTTAGCCTGCTTTAGCTTCTTGTTTTCGTCGTACTGAAATTTACCATAATCCATGATTTTTGCAACTGGAGGGAGGGCATTGGGCGAGATTTCGATCAAATCCAAGCCCGCGTCACCTGCCTTTTGCAAAGCCTCTCGAAGACTGAGGACACCCAAGTTGGCGCCGTCATGACCAAGCACCCGGAGTTCGGAGGCTTTGATCTGATGGTTGATGCGTATGTGTGGTGTGGCCAAGGTTTTCTTTAGGGCTAATGCAAGCTAAAAATACAGATTAAATGATAGCAAGAGTATAGCATAGTTTTTGCAAAATGGTACATGGGGGAGGTATAATGACGACATGGGATTTTTTAGCAAACCTAACGTCAGCCGGATAGAATTCGACAAGCACGTCATGCCGCATTTGGCTGAGCATGGTGTCAATCAACACGAAAGAGACAGGATTCGCGGCATGTTTGAGGCCTCGCTTGACGGTCACGGCACCTACAAGGGGATTGATAAAGAAGAAATGCACAATACTATAAAGTGGATGAAGGATAATATGAGCAAGCATAATATTCCTAAAGCCCACGTGGATTTACTTGAGGAATCTTTAAATGCACACATGTCACACTAATTTATCGAACTAATTTTACATGATCGAACCAAACATCTATCACCGCCTTGGTATTAAAACTCTCTGGATTATGATCCTAGAGAGGATGTTTGGTCCGCTAATCTCGTTTTTTGGTATTTTGGTTTTGATTGTAGCTCGGGCGGCAGACGATCAGTTTTTGACCAGCTCCTTTTCGGCCTCGATCGAAACGGTGGGCAAAATAAATGCCGTCATAGATCTTTTTATTTTAGGTTTCATTTTTCTTTGGCTGCTGGTTGTCATTTTAAATATTTTGGTAGCGTGGGTCGGCTACCATTTCTGTAGTTTCTGTTTAAATGATAATGCTTTGG is from Candidatus Paceibacterota bacterium and encodes:
- the infC gene encoding translation initiation factor IF-3; this translates as MATPHIRINHQIKASELRVLGHDGANLGVLSLREALQKAGDAGLDLIEISPNALPPVAKIMDYGKFQYDENKKLKQAKAKSHTVEVKTLQVKIGTGDHDLGLKAKKASEWLKEGHRIKIDLFLPGRAKYLDQAFLKERLDRILKLVTEEFKIAVPITKSPKGLSVLIEKA
- a CDS encoding PH domain-containing protein, encoding MIEPNIYHRLGIKTLWIMILERMFGPLISFFGILVLIVARAADDQFLTSSFSASIETVGKINAVIDLFILGFIFLWLLVVILNILVAWVGYHFCSFCLNDNALEVRKGFLHKVELSIPYRQIENVDMEQGLIGQSLGVCKLIILTAGHEDDKSEKDGGDGGESEGVLPMLDKDFADDLKKELLARSSLDFHQTTPTNTVTETAK